The genomic window CTATGGACGACAAAGATAGAATAACTGACGCAGATGCGCTCAATGAACAAGAAGACCAAGCTGAAAAAACCTTACGTCCGCAAACTTTCAAAGACTATTTAGGCCAAGAAAAAGCTAAGCATGAATTAGATGTCTACATCCGTGCAGCTAAGCAACGTAAACAAACCCTTGACCATGTCTTGCTATACGGTCCTCCAGGGTTAGGTAAAACAACTCTGGCTATGATCATTGCCAACGAGATGGGTGTAAATATCCACACAACCACAGGTCCCTCGATTGAAAAATCTGGTGATCTAGTGGCTGTGTTAGATGAACTGTCACCGGGCGACGTTTTATTTATCGATGAAATTCATCGAATGCCTAAAGCTGTCGAAGAAGTACTTTATTCAGCTATGGAAGATTTTTACATCGACATTATCGTTGGCCAAGGTACTGAATCGCGTTCATTGCATCATGAATTAGTTCCATACACTTTGATCGGTGCAACGACTACTTCTGGTAAATTATCAGCTCCATTGCGTGACCGTTTTGGGATTGTCGAGCATATGGAATACTACAGCGAAGAAGAACTAGCCAAAATTATTTTCCGCTCAGCTGACGTATTAAACATTAAGATTGATGAAGATGGCGCACACGAATTGGCACGTCGTTCTCGTGGAACGCCAAGAATTGCTAACCGTTTATTAAAACGTGTGCGTGACTTTGCCCAAGTTGGTAATAAAGATAAAATCGATTACGACATCGCAAAATCAGCCTTGAATCAACTCCAAGTTGATGATGCTGGATTAGATAGTTTGGATCGGCGGATTTTGTCGATGATGATCGAACTATACGGCGGTGGACCATTAGGAATCAAAGTTATTGCAGCCAATATCGGTGAAGACCAAGAGACTATTGAGTCAGTCTACGAACCATATTTGATGCAAATGGGCTTTTTAAAGAGAACTGCTCGTGGACGGATCGTAACGAGAAAGGGATATGAACATTTAGGCTATCCATATCCTGAGGAGGAAAAGAAATGACATTAACTACTGAAGATTTTGATTATGATTTACCTGAGGAACTAATTGCACAAACTCCAATTAAAGACCGTGATCATTCACGACTTTTGGTATTGGATCATGAAACGGGTGCTTATGAAGACAAGCATTTTTATGACATCTTGGATTATTTGAATCCCGGGGATGCCTTAGTTATGAACAATTCACGTGTTTTGCCAGCTAGACTTTATGGTACTAAGGAAGATTCCGATGGACATGAAGAAGTATTGTTGTTGAACAATACTGAAGGTGACAAGTGGGAAGTATTGATGAAACCTGCACGTCGTGCACATCCTGGCACAGTCGTGACATTTGGCGATGGTCAATTAAAAGCTACAGTTCTTGAAGACCTTGAACATGGTGGCAAGATTATTGAATTCCATTATGATGGGATTTTTCTGGAGATCTTGGAAAAATTAGGCGAGATGCCACTTCCTCCATATATCAAAGAAAAATTGGACGACCCCGACCGTTACCAAACAGTTTATGCAAAGGAAAATGGTTCAGCCGCAGCACCAACAGCCGGCTTGCATTGGACGAAAGATTTATTGCAAAAAGTTCAAGATAAGGGTGTTAAGTTAGTTTATTTAACACTTCACGTTGGTTTAGGAACATTTAGACCCGTGACGGAATCAGATATCAGTAAGCATGTCATGCACTCTGAATTTTATCGTTTAGATGAAGACTCAGCTAAGACCTTAAATGAGGTTCGAAAGAATGGTGGCAAAATTGTCGCAACTGGAACAACCTCGATCAGAACTTTGGAGACAATCGGAACTAAGTTCAATGGTGAGATCAAAGCAGACAGCGGTTGGACCGACATCTTTATCAAACCAGGTTACGAGTGGAAAGTAGTGGATGCCTTCATCACTAACTTCCATTTGCCAAAATCAACACTAGTAATGTTAGTAGCAGCCTTCACAGGCAGAGAAAATATCTTAAACGCCTACCAACACGCAATAGAAGAAAAATATCGCTTCTTTAGTTTTGGGGATGCAATGTATATACATTAGAGAGTGGAGACAAACGGTCAGACTTCGAGCATTGCCTAGGATCTGAGTTAATGCGGTTTGTGCATTCACTCAAATCCGTAGCAAGCGGAAAAGTCTGTTTGTCGGAGCTCGTTTAAATGCAGAGAGTGGAAATGACCGGGTGATTCCGAGCATTGCTAGCATCTTTCAAAATAACTTTGACTTTACTCCAACTGTGTTTAATATATAAGTGACGTAATAATAAGACAAAAATAAAAGATGGGGAAAAACTTTACGTTTTCCCCATCTTTTATCAGAAAGGATTTT from Companilactobacillus sp. includes these protein-coding regions:
- the ruvB gene encoding Holliday junction branch migration DNA helicase RuvB, with amino-acid sequence MDDKDRITDADALNEQEDQAEKTLRPQTFKDYLGQEKAKHELDVYIRAAKQRKQTLDHVLLYGPPGLGKTTLAMIIANEMGVNIHTTTGPSIEKSGDLVAVLDELSPGDVLFIDEIHRMPKAVEEVLYSAMEDFYIDIIVGQGTESRSLHHELVPYTLIGATTTSGKLSAPLRDRFGIVEHMEYYSEEELAKIIFRSADVLNIKIDEDGAHELARRSRGTPRIANRLLKRVRDFAQVGNKDKIDYDIAKSALNQLQVDDAGLDSLDRRILSMMIELYGGGPLGIKVIAANIGEDQETIESVYEPYLMQMGFLKRTARGRIVTRKGYEHLGYPYPEEEKK
- the queA gene encoding tRNA preQ1(34) S-adenosylmethionine ribosyltransferase-isomerase QueA gives rise to the protein MTLTTEDFDYDLPEELIAQTPIKDRDHSRLLVLDHETGAYEDKHFYDILDYLNPGDALVMNNSRVLPARLYGTKEDSDGHEEVLLLNNTEGDKWEVLMKPARRAHPGTVVTFGDGQLKATVLEDLEHGGKIIEFHYDGIFLEILEKLGEMPLPPYIKEKLDDPDRYQTVYAKENGSAAAPTAGLHWTKDLLQKVQDKGVKLVYLTLHVGLGTFRPVTESDISKHVMHSEFYRLDEDSAKTLNEVRKNGGKIVATGTTSIRTLETIGTKFNGEIKADSGWTDIFIKPGYEWKVVDAFITNFHLPKSTLVMLVAAFTGRENILNAYQHAIEEKYRFFSFGDAMYIH